A genomic region of Gemmata massiliana contains the following coding sequences:
- a CDS encoding SMI1/KNR4 family protein, with amino-acid sequence MDRVEAALGVSLPAEYRDLMLQLGHGAGPYYGLWSPGKSLNEFRGWAQEYEAEEGRPVRPTDLFPLAADDLRDVEVRPVDRDWPCDGCIPICHQGCTFWSVLVLTGAFAGRVWDVACFAGFSGEWVPACRPPGWWDPGTPHPGQLPPLPRPPTLVEWFAGWTERCLTDLPETAEPRSARDHCT; translated from the coding sequence TTGGACCGCGTCGAAGCTGCTCTCGGTGTCTCGCTCCCGGCCGAGTACCGGGATCTCATGCTGCAACTCGGGCACGGGGCCGGTCCCTACTACGGGCTGTGGAGCCCCGGTAAGTCGCTGAACGAGTTCAGGGGCTGGGCTCAAGAGTACGAGGCCGAAGAGGGACGGCCGGTGCGCCCGACGGATCTCTTCCCGCTCGCCGCGGACGACCTGCGCGACGTGGAAGTCCGCCCCGTCGACCGTGACTGGCCGTGTGACGGCTGCATACCGATTTGTCACCAGGGCTGCACGTTCTGGTCGGTATTGGTACTAACGGGCGCGTTCGCCGGGCGCGTGTGGGACGTTGCGTGTTTCGCCGGGTTCTCGGGGGAGTGGGTGCCGGCGTGCCGTCCGCCGGGGTGGTGGGATCCCGGCACGCCACACCCCGGCCAGTTGCCCCCACTGCCCCGCCCGCCGACGTTGGTCGAATGGTTCGCGGGTTGGACCGAGCGGTGCCTTACGGACCTCCCTGAGACGGCCGAACCCCGCTCTGCGCGGGACCACTGCACGTAG
- a CDS encoding SOS response-associated peptidase family protein — translation MLTVSPNELVAFHERMAAILPEEHFAAWLDPKETRSANLLPLLTPYPAEQMEAWPVSECVNRASAGGADLIKPVEPVPVSPRIQPSLFDAA, via the coding sequence ATGCTCACGGTATCGCCCAACGAACTAGTAGCGTTCCACGAGCGCATGGCCGCGATCCTCCCCGAAGAACACTTCGCGGCGTGGCTCGATCCGAAGGAAACGCGGTCCGCGAACCTGCTCCCGCTGCTCACCCCGTACCCGGCCGAACAGATGGAGGCATGGCCGGTGAGCGAGTGCGTGAACCGGGCGAGCGCGGGCGGGGCCGATTTGATCAAACCCGTCGAACCTGTACCCGTATCACCACGCATCCAGCCGAGCCTGTTCGACGCCGCGTGA